A genomic window from Deltaproteobacteria bacterium includes:
- a CDS encoding FAD-binding protein, with protein sequence MDRELVADAVVIGSGAGGAPAAAALAKAGLDVIVLEAGPRYETRDFNGVESEMVGKLLKASRAGDSGHELYAGACVGGSTVVNDALCWPTPAEVIEQWVREHGLASFGEAAYAELVATVLSEIGAAPTDLAHTNKNARALERGAKRLGWAGQPMARNVRDCANLGLCNLGCPTGAKQSSLLTWVPRAERAGARVIASARVTRIEADSGQVRAVVAEALDPATGSPNGTLRVETPRVILAAGVLETPALLLASALGANAGTGLQFHSSVYVAARFADPVHAYYGPTMSYAITEFSDVNGRRGPGLMLENVAALPLSTASSLPGFGSALAGPMESLPFLARAVVVLRDRTRGRLELDGDRRTRITYPFERGDLDRARTGMIALARAYLASGAEQVFLPVNDLAPVTAESELDALESRALSTRDTSLIYAVHLFGGAVMGSDPTTSCCDEAGRVRGVKGLWVSDASALPSNTGVNPQVTIMANALRVAAGIV encoded by the coding sequence GTGGATCGGGAGCTCGTCGCGGACGCGGTGGTGATCGGCAGCGGAGCTGGCGGCGCGCCCGCGGCCGCGGCGCTGGCCAAGGCGGGGCTCGACGTGATCGTGCTCGAGGCCGGGCCTCGCTACGAGACGCGGGACTTCAACGGCGTCGAGTCCGAGATGGTCGGAAAGCTCCTGAAGGCGAGCCGCGCCGGAGACAGCGGGCACGAGCTGTACGCCGGCGCCTGCGTCGGCGGCTCGACCGTCGTGAACGACGCGCTCTGCTGGCCTACGCCCGCGGAGGTGATCGAGCAGTGGGTTCGCGAGCACGGGCTCGCCTCGTTCGGCGAGGCGGCGTACGCGGAGCTCGTGGCGACGGTCCTTTCGGAGATCGGCGCCGCACCCACCGATCTCGCGCACACCAACAAGAACGCGCGCGCGCTCGAGCGCGGCGCGAAGCGTCTGGGCTGGGCGGGGCAGCCGATGGCGCGGAACGTGCGGGACTGCGCGAATCTGGGCCTGTGCAATCTGGGCTGCCCGACCGGCGCGAAGCAGTCCTCGCTGCTCACCTGGGTGCCGCGCGCCGAGCGAGCCGGCGCGCGCGTCATCGCGAGCGCGCGCGTCACGCGGATCGAGGCCGACTCGGGGCAGGTTCGCGCCGTCGTGGCCGAGGCGCTCGATCCGGCGACCGGCTCGCCGAACGGAACGCTTCGCGTCGAGACGCCGCGCGTGATCCTCGCCGCGGGCGTGCTCGAGACGCCAGCGCTCCTGCTCGCGAGCGCGCTCGGCGCGAACGCCGGAACGGGTTTGCAGTTCCACTCCAGCGTGTACGTCGCGGCGCGCTTCGCGGATCCGGTTCACGCCTACTACGGGCCGACGATGTCGTATGCGATCACCGAGTTCTCGGACGTGAATGGCCGGCGCGGCCCGGGCCTGATGCTCGAGAACGTCGCGGCGCTGCCCCTGTCGACCGCGAGCTCGCTTCCGGGCTTCGGGTCGGCGCTGGCGGGGCCGATGGAGTCGCTGCCGTTCCTGGCGCGAGCCGTCGTCGTGCTTCGCGATCGGACGCGCGGCCGGCTCGAGCTCGACGGAGACCGTCGGACGCGGATCACCTACCCGTTCGAGCGCGGGGATCTGGACCGCGCGCGAACGGGAATGATCGCGCTCGCCCGCGCGTACCTGGCCTCGGGCGCCGAGCAGGTCTTCCTGCCCGTGAACGACCTCGCGCCGGTGACGGCCGAGAGCGAGCTGGACGCGCTCGAGTCCCGAGCGCTCTCGACGCGGGATACCTCGCTGATCTACGCGGTCCATCTCTTCGGTGGCGCGGTGATGGGATCCGATCCGACCACGAGCTGCTGCGACGAAGCCGGGCGGGTGCGCGGCGTGAAGGGACTCTGGGTGAGCGACGCCTCGGCGCTTCCGAGCAACACCGGCGTGAATCCCCAGGTCACGATCATGGCGAACGCGCTTCGCGTCGCCGCGGGAATCGTATGA
- the rfbC gene encoding dTDP-4-dehydrorhamnose 3,5-epimerase, which produces MRFEPTSLPEVILIEPRVHRDARGFFLESYHAQRFADGGISARFVQDNHSLSARGTLRGLHMQRHFAQGKLIRCTQGKIFDVAVDARPGSASFGRWVGETLSARNFRQLWVPPGFLHGFCVVSKTAQVEYKCTELYHPEDEIGVIWNDPAIGVRWPVAAPLLSAKDAALPRLSEIEPRLR; this is translated from the coding sequence GTGCGCTTCGAGCCGACGTCGCTTCCCGAAGTGATCCTGATCGAGCCGCGCGTCCACCGCGACGCGCGCGGATTCTTTCTCGAGAGCTATCACGCGCAGCGTTTCGCCGACGGCGGAATCAGCGCGCGCTTCGTGCAGGACAATCACTCCCTCTCCGCGCGGGGAACCCTGCGCGGCCTGCACATGCAGCGCCACTTCGCGCAGGGGAAGCTGATCCGCTGCACGCAAGGGAAGATCTTCGACGTCGCGGTGGACGCACGCCCGGGCTCTGCGAGCTTCGGGCGCTGGGTGGGCGAGACCCTCTCTGCGAGGAACTTCCGGCAGCTCTGGGTTCCGCCGGGCTTCCTGCACGGCTTCTGCGTCGTCTCGAAGACGGCGCAGGTCGAGTACAAGTGCACGGAGCTGTACCACCCCGAGGACGAGATCGGCGTGATCTGGAACGACCCCGCGATCGGCGTCCGCTGGCCGGTCGCCGCCCCTCTGCTCTCCGCGAAGGACGCGGCGCTTCCGCGCCTGTCCGAGATCGAGCCCCGGCTCCGCTAG
- a CDS encoding threonine/serine dehydratase, with the protein MLGELTLTTIREARRRIHPWVLRTPVLHHRLDAACELLLKPESLQSTGAFKLRGAFNLMLTLPKGCAGVVAHSSGNHAQAVARAANLLGLRAVIVMPADAPEPKRARTSADGAELMLVGPDSEERALRADEIARSEGLVPVPPYDHPLIAAGQGTAALELLEDADVLDRFYAPVSGGGLMAGCAVAIHALSPATEIVAVEPADANDTKLSLAAGERRSVPPPRTIADGLRVRSPGELTFPVLQRHVARVELVSDEELLDAMAFALRELRLVLEPSGAASLAVALREGRGRSGVLLSGGNPQPEHLELAARRAALTSDRERVRSSRP; encoded by the coding sequence ATGCTCGGGGAGCTCACGCTCACGACGATCCGAGAAGCGCGCCGGCGGATCCACCCGTGGGTGCTGCGCACGCCGGTCCTGCACCACCGGCTCGATGCGGCCTGCGAGCTGCTGCTGAAGCCCGAGTCGCTGCAGAGCACGGGAGCCTTCAAGCTCCGAGGCGCGTTCAACCTGATGCTGACCCTGCCGAAGGGCTGCGCGGGCGTGGTCGCGCACTCCTCCGGAAATCACGCGCAGGCGGTGGCTCGTGCGGCGAACCTGCTCGGACTTCGCGCCGTGATCGTGATGCCCGCCGACGCGCCGGAGCCGAAGCGCGCGCGCACGTCGGCCGACGGCGCCGAGCTCATGCTGGTCGGACCCGACAGCGAAGAGCGCGCGCTTCGCGCCGACGAGATCGCGCGAAGCGAGGGTCTGGTCCCGGTTCCCCCGTACGACCACCCGCTCATCGCCGCCGGCCAGGGAACCGCCGCGCTCGAGCTGCTCGAGGATGCGGACGTGCTCGACCGCTTCTACGCGCCCGTCTCCGGCGGCGGGCTGATGGCGGGATGCGCGGTCGCGATCCACGCGCTCTCGCCCGCGACCGAGATCGTCGCGGTCGAGCCTGCCGACGCAAACGACACGAAGCTGTCGCTCGCGGCGGGCGAGCGGCGCAGTGTGCCGCCGCCGCGCACGATCGCCGACGGCCTGCGCGTGCGCAGCCCGGGGGAGCTGACCTTTCCGGTGCTGCAGCGGCACGTCGCGCGCGTCGAGCTGGTGAGCGACGAAGAGCTGCTCGACGCGATGGCCTTCGCGCTGCGCGAGCTGCGGCTGGTGCTCGAGCCCTCTGGCGCGGCCTCGCTCGCGGTCGCGCTCCGCGAGGGCCGCGGGCGCTCGGGCGTGCTGCTCTCCGGCGGAAACCCGCAGCCCGAGCACCTGGAGCTCGCCGCGCGCCGAGCCGCGCTCACATCGGATCGCGAGCGCGTGCGATCATCGCGGCCATGA